The genomic interval TATCCGTGATTATTTCGTTCCACCAATGATATCGTAAGTCATGCGAATCTTGCCTGTCACTTTCCATCCATGGTCAGGCTTCTGATAAGTATGTCAGCAGCTTTAATAACTCCCTTCAACCTCACGAGCTTGTCAAAGACAACGGGTACCCGTTTCAACAGCTGTTTTTGGTCTTGAATCTGGTACTCTGGCGAGCCGTAAGCGTGCATAATAATCTTGCTGATAAGTTCGttctcgtcttcgtcgtcgtcataATCGCCATTATCATTGCCCTGGATACCTATGTCCATGGGGAAGGCGATTCTCCATTCTAGAGTGACAGTCACGTGGGGAGATTTGAATTGGGCAGTTGGGAGCGAATAAGACGGTGTAAAGGACGCGCTCTGAAGGCTCGACAGACTATCAAAGGCTCTGTACCGTGCTATAGACAGCTCATCGTACCGAGCCAATCCTGCAAACAATGCGACGACATTTCTGCGGTTGCAGCACCTCTGAACAAATGGCTTCAGCACAGGGATGTCCGCATCTTCAACTCGCAGTCCGGTGACCTTCTCCATGCTTTTGGTCAGCACAACTCGGCATTGAAATGAGTGTCCTGAAACGTGAATGATGGAAACATGGTGACTTTCACCCGTCCAGTAGGAGTCGCCAATCGACAATTTCAGGGTATGGAAAGCCGTCTGTAATTGGCGATTCGAGGTGATTTCCTTGTTCAGCTGGGCTCCAATTTCTCCTTCCAGTTGCTGAGTATCTatcttgtcgttgttgctggtgagCAGCTGCTGTACGAGCTCCTGAGCGTCGTTTTCGGCACTCTGAGAGCTTTCTAGCTTGCGTATCTCCTCTTCAAGAGCAGCCACGCGCTTTCGATACAGCTGGACGCGTTGCAATAAGCCCTTTTGTGTCGTCATGAAGTGTGGAACTGAAGTCACAAGAAATCAAGACACGCGTGGCATGATGCATGAAATATGCACAACACCAGATTTATATAATTTCCGTCTAAAATTTGTAGAAATGCCAAACTACGAGAGTAGCCATTAATTGGTGATAAACAACCTGTAATCTGGTTCAAAATACCCCTCTCTCTGTCTGCTTGTAGTATGTCATAATACTACCCATTCTTCCGATTTTCCCCCATCCAATTCACTTGATAAGCAATAAGCAAtaaacaacaaaaaaacaatgcAATAAATAGATACATACCGGGGGCTCTCTACTTTCCGGTCAACTTCCAACCTCTTCCCACAGGGGTACTGAAACATTCACAGTGGTAGCCTCCATAGAGATCCTTCAGAATCCATTCGAAAGAAACGCCCTTGAAGCCCTTCCAGCGGTTGCTATTAGCACtccacttcttctccatctgctcctcTAACATTTCCTGGTACGACTGCTTTTTGAGCATGTTTATAAACCATGTTCGTGCAGAGGCACCCAGTTTCAGAAACACACCCACGTTAGGCACACAGACATTGTACATTTGAGCCTCTTGAGGATTCATGGTCAGAAACCCGCTCTTGACGAGAGTAGAAGCATTGGGAAGTTCATCGAAGCCAAACTCCACCCGACTTGGATGGGACAATAAAAGGATCTTGAattcctccagagccttcttctgatTTGCCACCTTGCACTCTTGTATGCTCtgatccagcagcttgtaGAACTTGTCTGCCTCCATTAGAAGCACGCCTTCATCAACGTTATTGACTGCCACTTTTCGCAGTAGTCCTGCCTCGACGGCGTCGTTCACCCGTCTCAAGACCAACGTAGGCTCTCTCAGGCTGTATGCGTGCACATGGGTCATCTTGACTAGAGGAGGCACGTTCTGACGAGCTTCATAAGTAGGAGCTGTGTACGCCTTTCCGATTGGAATCTCCTCGTACATGTTATCCAGAATCTCTCTCACCACCTGCACAATGTCGTCTCCCAGACTGTCCTGCTTCTCCTGGTTCTTCCACTTGAGATCGCTCTTGAGAGACGTCACTGGCAGCTTCTCCTGTTGGTTTGCCTTCAGGTAGTCGGCcttttgtttttcgagCTGGTTGATGAACGCCGCCTGGCCGGGCATTAGAGGCGGCTCCTTGGCCCGTCGTTTGCCCACTCTATAAGACGTCGATGCCGTGAACttcatgttgtgtgtgtgttgatATGAGGGTGCGTGTAAGATGTGTGTTGAGATACGGTGAGGTGCATGAGCAGAACGGTGGCAAATCAGGACATGAGATGTGACAGAGAGGCAGTCAAATTGCAGTGTCGGTCTTGgtgtctttgtgtctgtgtgtggTACTCGCTGGCTTCTTCTCATGAGGGCTGGATCAGACTCAGTTATTTTGGAAtctggtcacatgactgcATAAACTTTAAATTCTGCCGAACGCAAAAATCATCACTCCTTCACTATGCATGAAATCCTATCACCGTGTGTACATCACCACTTTACACCACGCAAAACCACATAAAAACAGCACAGATGGACAACCCAGCGTGAGTATAACGAGAAAAGCGGGATTTGGGGAGGATGATCAAACGAGACGGACCAAATGATGGCTGGAATACGTGATGGATGATGCGATTGTGAAGTGATTTGTGGAACCCAAGAATGAACGGTGTGCGACAAGCAGACACTGTTATTGTTTGGACCCGAACGGAGAGTTGTGACAGCGTTAAGTGAAGGGATTGACTTTTTGAGAAGCTGTGAATGCCTTAATCAACTTCTTTACTAGGTTAATAGTCTCATGTAACAGTCAGATGAAAGCATGACTGCCCAAGACGCACGCCCGCAATCACTCCTACCACTCCGAACGACATCCCTAACATGGCACTTCGCGAACGGCACTGTGAGCACGGTATCTTGGTTGTAACGTTCACTGCGGATTGTCTCACGATTCATGACACACGAGCATGAAACAATAAGCAAGATGAATGGTACAAACATCAGCAAACAGCAGGATGCTTGACTGGCGGTCACACAGACATATATGGGGGACAGTTATACCACCGTCTCCCTAGTTTCGCCATTGTTCAACATGCCTAATCTTGGCTCTATTCATCATCCTTGATTGTGCCTGACGTCCGATACAGACAGACCAGACATATCCTCAGGCGCACAATGCATCTTCTACTGTTGTCTACCAGACCTGCGATCCTCACACCCGTCTtatactaacccagtgaACTCCTaaacaaggacaagtccACTCTCACCGACGTGGAGCTCCAAAAGCtcgaggagtacgagttcTCACATGGCCCcctgtcgctgctgcagcGGGCAGTACAGAACCACACACAGGTGCTGATATCGTGccgaaacaacaaaaagCTGCTGGCCCGAGTCAAGGCGTTTGACCGGCACTCCAACATGGTGCTGGAGAACGTGAAGGAGATGTGGACGGAAAAAACGAAAACCGCCAGCGGCAAGCCCGGCAAGACCGTCACCAAGGATCGGTTCATCAGCAAAATGTTTCTGCGAGGCGACACCGTCATTCTCGTCGTTTCTGCATGAAAGGGAGGTTGTATAGTAATTATTTATGCATTTGAAGGAgggggtacttgtagatgtggCTGTAAAATGGACATCCACCACCGCTGTATTAGCATCGCGCATtgaataaaataaatagGCAGTAGGCATATATACGTTAGTCCCGTAACCATTTTAAGCGGCTCTGGTTGGTCTACTACTTGGTCAATGAGACTCTTGATAGTGGTGGTAATAGGGAAGGGTTGCCGTCAATTGCACTCTTCATCGCACTCCTCAGAAGTGTTTTGCATCGCCCGGATAACACCTCTTCATTACCTCGGTCATCTCAAAGCGATACTCCTCCTTATTCCATCCCCTGAACATGAGACACAGTCCATGGAGATGCGAGAATGTGTCCATGATGTCCAACCCTGAAGTCTcgtccacaaccaccagaTTGGACTCTGCAAACACCCTCTTTTCCCCAACTCCATCGACCACCACCTGGTAGTATGCCTCTGACTCCTCCATGCCCACGTCGATCTCTCGGTTGGGAATCTGAGCTGTTTCTTCATAAGCTGTTTCGGAATTCACAAACCACGAAACGACAATGCCATAGAGATCCAGACGAGTATGATGCACCACCTGACCGACATAGAGATTGACATGCTTACTGTGTGAGTCTCGAGACTTGACCGTTCGTAGAACTGGATCCAACTGTTCCAGAAGCGTCACCTCTGTGCTGTCGGTTGCAAACACTCGGTTAATGTCCTTCAACATGACCAGCACGTCCAGAGGGTAATATTTACGCAGAAACACTTGGAGCTGTGTCTTGCGGGTGCTGTCCATGTGCTGTGGCATAAAAGCTGCCATCAGAGTGTACATCAGGTAGTAACACTCAGTCGGAGAAGGCACTCCTCTTCTCACGTTCACCTCCAAACTCGCCTGCAGGTTCATCATACTTCGTACCAGGGTGTCTCGCAGCGTGGGGGCTCCTACATCTTCATTTTCCGGTACTAGGGCCAGAACTTCGCTGTGTGTCAAGATTCGGTTTCGTCTGTACACATCAACCACAAAGAACCGAGACCCCGTGCCCTTGTCGTTCACTCGCACCAAAACTTCTGCTGGAAATAACAAAGGGTGCGCTTCAAGTCCATAATCGGAACAATACTTGCAGAAGATGATAGCTCGAGTTAATGGAATACCATAGACATGGTCTTTATGCAAAATGTCGTGGATGTAGTGGTTTGAGAGACTTCGGAAGTCCGCCGTGAAGGTGTTTCGAGGAGGAACGCCACACAGATCGGCATTAGCTGCCAGTAGCTGTTCCAGCAAAACCCGTGTGGGTTCCTGATCTGAAGTTGTGATACCCTGGAGGTCGGGAAAGTCGACACGGTCGCAGTTTTCCGCCAAATTATGACCCAGATACGAGTCGGTGAAACAGTGGAACATGGCAAAGACGTGGGTCACATCGCTACCTTTCATCAACTGCTTGCTATTCACACTGGTCAAACGGGTGATGCCAGCGCAATGTTTCATGGAGTGCAGCAGCTGCATAGCAGTCCACCGAGCACAGATGTTGTCGTGGGTCTGTGCCACCTGCGTCAGCGGGTAAACACACATTTTTCCGAGGTTGAAGGCCATCTTGAACAGGTTCATCCACTCGGACGCTGACGAGTCCGGGATTCGTTCCAGAACGTTGAGAATCACAGACTCCGTATTCAGGCGGCGCAGCATTTCGTCTCTGTACTCGCCCGTGGCTTCAGGGCGGTTTTCAGCCTTGTATCGTTTGTTTAGATGGGGTTTCCATAATGTTTCGTCGCATGCAACTTGTCGGAGTCGCTGGCATGTGTTGTAGACGGCCAGAAGGTCTGAAAGGTGGTCGAGGTGGTGCAGAATCGTCAGCGCCAGCTCGTACGGTATGGCTTGCAACATTTCGGGGCAGTGGCAAGAAGGTGACAGTGTAGTGTGTTTCTGAATGGTGATCAGTTGAGTGAGCACCGCTTAGAATATGCATGCAGTAGGAACCTTGATTTCTGATGAGATAAAAGAGGGGGGTTGGAAGGGGTGATAGCGACCGAATGAAGGTATTTTTGGCGGAAAAAGGAGATCATCCAACTTCCAGCTATTGATTCCATATTTCACCTTTTTCAAATGTTCAGTATTGCTGTTCTGGTACCATCCTAGACTCCCTAAATCAACCTTCTAATTAAATATTGCTGGGATAACAAAGAGAGACAGGGTCTCGCTCGTAAGATGGTCTTATTATCATGATATCTCGGGGGAAATGGACAGGTGGTGATTTAAGCGGCCTTTTTAGATGATTATTGAATTTAGTCGACCCCTAAAAGTTGAGCAATTGTCACTATCACATCTGACTGGGGTCTCTCCTAGTGGACCCACACTATGTAGCGATGGCATCAGTTTATTACTCTCACTCTCAGTCAAACACGACCCATACAAGTCGCTCCCACTCACTCTTTAAGAGCACGTACCAAAAGACTATgtgctggtggtggagcTACTCgcccaagtacaagtacttgtattgcAGAGCTCATTCGAGACTAACAATCTCAATgttggtacaagtacttctaCCGATACCATTAGGACTGCTTAGTTCTTGTAGCTACACCTACCAACACCATTCGAACCCGATCCACCCAGATCAGCTTACTAATACAGCTCGCCCACAGGTTGTACAATCAATCAAATCTATCACTTATATATGCAGCTGATTCACAAGTTGCAATTGGCAAGGGGAGGTGACATTGCGCATATCGCTCGCATCACGCGATCGCTTCCTTGTCGCTCAGAGCTGTCCGGTTGGTTCAGCTACGCTCCTCACCCTGAAGAGTCACAACAACCTTTCGGGTATGCCGCATCTTTCGGAACTCGAGGTACCAGATTCCCTGCCAGGTTCCGGTGGCCAGATATCCGTCCTTGATGGGGACATTGATGGACACGCCGACCAGAGAAGATCGAATGTGAGCAGGCATGTCATCGGGGCCCTCGCAACTGTGTCGGTAGACATCGGACTCAGGAGCAATTCGGGCCAGAGCATCGGTCATATCTGCTCGCACGTCTGTGTCCCAGTTCTCGTTGAGAGTCAGAGCAGCCGAGGTGTGTTGCATGAAGAAGTTGGCCATGCCGACCTTGTAGTTCTTGATCTCCGGCACCTGGCTGACAATCTCGTCGGTCACCAGGTACGATcccttggtcttgggggGCAGAGTGATTGTCTTTTGTGTCCAGgtcattgtgtgtgtttgtgtgtaGAGAAGAGGTGCGGAGGATGACAGAGATTCCAACAAGTTCGATACTCGAGCAATGCAAGATAGAGTGTACTTGTGGGAGGTTGCGTGACGTCATATAATTCGGAGCAATGCGGAATCAAAGTCATGGTGATCGATGTCGTAGTCATGAGTGGACATGTAGATGTCAAGTGTCTCTTCTACAAGTGTCTGGTTCCCGTTCGATTTTTTTGGTCATTTTTCGCGATTTTCCCCCAAGTTTTTCCCATTATTAATCCATGAAAAATCCAAAATTAGCTCAGGGTATTCACTCAATCAGGGCAATTCAGATGTAAGCAAGTTCGATTCCGTTTTCAGACAAAGATTCAGAGGAAAGTGCGAAGGGTCCGAGGAAAAGATCAAAGCGGGGTCGTCGAAACCGGCACAAAATTCTTTGAGTTGGTTTTCCGTCGCCAACCGAGGTATGTTAACGGTTAactgtttttttgtctttttgttttgttttttcgaTACTTCGAACATTCAACTAAATAGGAAGCATAGTTGGGAGTTACTTGAGTGGAGACTAATCGGTCTTCTCCGATGAATATTGCGAAGAGCTCTGAAAAAGAGTTATAAACAGATGATATCGAGCTGAAAAGTTATCTGTTGTTCGCTGTAATGGTACTAGACCGACTCTGCTCCTCTATGTCTTCTCGCATCTCTTTTTTTGCAATCTGTTGGCTTCCCTGCTCCAGCGTGCTTGGTGTCCAGTTCGTAtgttgtacatactgtaccaaaatctctacttgtactcgtgctGTCAACTACAATAACACATGACATTAACCACGCGGTTACACGACAACTactatacaagtacccGCCGACTCGAATATAAATACCTTGTCATCTCCCTTAATTAATTCCGCCCTCACGAACTCACGCTCCCAACGGCCCGATCGGCTATCTCCGTCGCGCATGTCAACTGCATTCTGATACCGTCGTGAACTTGATCTGACAATACAACAGAATCTCTCTTCACACCGACACAAACATCACCACGGATTCTGCAAAATGCCCCTCGCAACAATTCAAGTAGGCACCAGATCGGTCTTCGTGAAACCGCTCACCATCGACAACTTTGCTCCTTTCGGCGGAGTCATGTCTCTGGAGCACCAACAACGACCGGAAGATGTGGGTGCCAACTACGGAACAGCCACAAAGATCAAGGACGTGTCTCCTGTAACCAACAACTTTGCATACGCCCCGTCCAAACAGCCCGCAAGGTCCATTTGGTATGGCTTCAGATGCTCGCCTCCCAACCACCTCACTTCTACAAAAAACTCGCAGTCCACTTACACTTGCAAGGTGTTGGAGCGACACCCGTTCTCCACACAGACGTTTGTTCCCATGGGCCGTAACAAGGACGATCAGGCTTATCTGGTGATTGTGGCAAAGACTGGAACTGATGGACTTCCAGATGTCAACACTCTGGAGGCGTTTGAAGCACGGGGAGACCAGGCAGTTACCTATGGAGTCGCCACCTGGCATGCACCCATGGTGGTGCTGCATAAGCCGATTGATTTCGGAGTGTTTATTCACGAAAACAGCGTGCCAGAAGAGAACTGCCAGGAGGTTTACTTTGAGCCTGGTGTCAATGTGGAATATCGGGAGAAGGCGAAGTTGTAAACAGCTTCGGCGACACGAGTGGTTTCATTATGAGCCAGGTCTTGCAATGCACTGTGGAGAACAACTTCTGACATACTCAATCAAAGAGCATTCTTCAGCTAGCACAATTTTGTCTGTCTTCCTAGGAAAGAACTGCTCGTTCATGTTATGCATTCAATAAAGACCAAACGACTATCATAAACGTTGGAGTGCGTTAcgtggtgatggtgaatCTCTACGAGCACGATACTCTCTGGCCGCTGTGCTCCGGAAAGAGCTTCTCCAAggtctacagtacatactgcagGCTTTGATGTTAAGACATACTCAGTATAGGCTACGCAGACTCCATTCTCAAATGGTGGTCGTAAGCCGTGAAAAGGTGTAATACTCGTATTCGTTGCAATAGATATCCCCGTTCCATCTACCTGTGCCCCTTGGATCTTATGGGTACAAGGAGAATCTGAAAAAATGGTGATATGATTCGTTCAAATAATGATTCGTTCTCAATAACGATTCGTTCTCGATAATGATTCGTTATCTAACAAATGACTTATAATTTAATCCCTCAAACAGTCTCTTCAGGGTGTTTTAACACTTGCTTCAGATCATCTCTTCAATATACGACTCCAGAAAAGACCGTTTTGAGTTGTGATATGCTGCAAGGGGTGCATTATCGGAGATGGAaaggactacaagtaggggATGGTGGAAGTGACTGAAAGTTTGGATGCAGGAGTATGGACAACAGGATCGAGGGAGGGGTTTGTTCGGATTTTCCTGATCGGAACTTGCATAAGGCACCACTTAGTCATCGTCCAATGTCAAGCAATTTTTAACAGAGCACAGAGCATTCAAAAAGTACACTTCGAGTAGTGACGAGTAGTACCAACCAAGCaaccgtatgtacttgaAGGCGGAGTGGTATCAGAATATCTTATGAGTTTGTCTCGCTGCTCTAATCCGTTCCCAGTCTTCTACGGTACGAataagtacatactgcactAATACCTAtctcctacaagtagtccTGTCCTTCAGTTTGTTTATGTAGAAGATTATGATGCACACGAACGAGTAGTGTAGCTATTTTCGGCTGAAATTCACTGGAAATTGGTAAAAAGTGTCTAACAAGCTGACATTCAACCACTCTCGTCCTGGAGTTACAGTAATACAGCCCCTACTGGCCATGATCATCAAGACCAGAAGGGGTTGTATAACTCCAGGACGAAATCCAAACCAGGAATAGATCAATTACTCTCCCAAATTACCAGATCGTATTTGAAATCCGTATTTGAAATACTATTTTCTGCCACAAAAATACACTTGCACCACATTTGctatttttttctatttttatttttatttttttatttttcag from Yarrowia lipolytica chromosome 1F, complete sequence carries:
- a CDS encoding uncharacterized protein (Compare to YALI0F06600g, no similarity), with product MTTQKGLLQRVQLYRKRVAALEEEIRKLESSQSAENDAQELVQQLLTSNNDKIDTQQLEGEIGAQLNKEITSNRQLQTAFHTLKLSIGDSYWTGESHHVSIIHVSGHSFQCRVVLTKSMEKVTGLRVEDADIPVLKPFVQRCCNRRNVVALFAGLARYDELSIARYRAFDSLSSLQSASFTPSYSLPTAQFKSPHVTVTLEWRIAFPMDIGIQGNDNGDYDDDEDENELISKIIMHAYGSPEYQIQDQKQLLKRVPVVFDKLVRLKGVIKAADILIRSLTMDGK
- a CDS encoding uncharacterized protein (Compare to YALI0F06622g, weakly similar to ca|CA3582|IPF15466 Candida albicans and DEHA0F25564g Debaryomyces hansenii) translates to MRRSQRVPHTDTKTPRPTLQFDCLSVTSHVLICHRSAHAPHRISTHILHAPSYQHTHNMKFTASTSYRVGKRRAKEPPLMPGQAAFINQLEKQKADYLKANQQEKLPVTSLKSDLKWKNQEKQDSLGDDIVQVVREILDNMYEEIPIGKAYTAPTYEARQNVPPLVKMTHVHAYSLREPTLVLRRVNDAVEAGLLRKVAVNNVDEGVLLMEADKFYKLLDQSIQECKVANQKKALEEFKILLLSHPSRVEFGFDELPNASTLVKSGFLTMNPQEAQMYNVCVPNVGVFLKLGASARTWFINMLKKQSYQEMLEEQMEKKWSANSNRWKGFKGVSFEWILKDLYGGYHCECFSTPVGRGWKLTGK
- a CDS encoding uncharacterized protein (Compare to YALI0F06644g, similar to Saccharomyces cerevisiae SMD2 (YLR275W); ancestral locus Anc_6.72, highly similar to uniprot|O14036 Schizosaccharomyces pombe SPAC2C4.03C.gene and uniprot|Q06217 Saccharomyces cerevisiae YLR275w SMD2 U1 snRNP protein) yields the protein MDNPAELLNKDKSTLTDVELQKLEEYEFSHGPLSLLQRAVQNHTQVLISCRNNKKLLARVKAFDRHSNMVLENVKEMWTEKTKTASGKPGKTVTKDRFISKMFLRGDTVILVVSA
- a CDS encoding uncharacterized protein (Compare to YALI0F06666g, no similarity), whose amino-acid sequence is MLQAIPYELALTILHHLDHLSDLLAVYNTCQRLRQVACDETLWKPHLNKRYKAENRPEATGEYRDEMLRRLNTESVILNVLERIPDSSASEWMNLFKMAFNLGKMCVYPLTQVAQTHDNICARWTAMQLLHSMKHCAGITRLTSVNSKQLMKGSDVTHVFAMFHCFTDSYLGHNLAENCDRVDFPDLQGITTSDQEPTRVLLEQLLAANADLCGVPPRNTFTADFRSLSNHYIHDILHKDHVYGIPLTRAIIFCKYCSDYGLEAHPLLFPAEVLVRVNDKGTGSRFFVVDVYRRNRILTHSEVLALVPENEDVGAPTLRDTLVRSMMNLQASLEVNVRRGVPSPTECYYLMYTLMAAFMPQHMDSTRKTQLQVFLRKYYPLDVLVMLKDINRVFATDSTEVTLLEQLDPVLRTVKSRDSHSKHVNLYVGQVVHHTRLDLYGIVVSWFVNSETAYEETAQIPNREIDVGMEESEAYYQVVVDGVGEKRVFAESNLVVVDETSGLDIMDTFSHLHGLCLMFRGWNKEEYRFEMTEVMKRCYPGDAKHF
- a CDS encoding uncharacterized protein (Compare to YALI0F06688g, highly similar to uniprot|Q7S0S0 Neurospora crassa NCU09013.1 and uniprot|O14155 Schizosaccharomyces pombe SPAC4A8.02C. gene); its protein translation is MTWTQKTITLPPKTKGSYLVTDEIVSQVPEIKNYKVGMANFFMQHTSAALTLNENWDTDVRADMTDALARIAPESDVYRHSCEGPDDMPAHIRSSLVGVSINVPIKDGYLATGTWQGIWYLEFRKMRHTRKVVVTLQGEERS
- a CDS encoding uncharacterized protein (Compare to YALI0F06710g, similar to Saccharomyces cerevisiae DAL3 (YIR032C), similar to uniprot|P32459 Saccharomyces cerevisiae YIR032c DAL3 ureidoglycolate hydrolase); the encoded protein is MPLATIQVGTRSVFVKPLTIDNFAPFGGVMSLEHQQRPEDVGANYGTATKIKDVSPVTNNFAYAPSKQPARSIWYGFRCSPPNHLTSTKNSQSTYTCKVLERHPFSTQTFVPMGRNKDDQAYLVIVAKTGTDGLPDVNTLEAFEARGDQAVTYGVATWHAPMVVLHKPIDFGVFIHENSVPEENCQEVYFEPGVNVEYREKAKL